The DNA window TCCCAACATTGCCGGAATCGGTTCGCCGCTGTAGCGAAACTCGCTGTCATAATCATCTTCAATAATCCACGTATTTTGCTGGCGTGCATACTCCAGTAACGCCAGTCGTCGCCCTGCGCTCATGACTGCGCCACAGGGATATTGATGTGAAGGTGAAGTGAAGATCAATCGCGGGGCCTTACTTTCATCACTCATATCAGGCCGCATGCCTTCACAATCCACTGGTACACCTTTCATATGAAGCCCGGCTTTGAGAAACATACTTTTTACCCCCAGGTAGCCAGGTTCTTCCACCCAGGCGGTATCCCCAGTTTCGCCCAGCAGATGCGTGCATAAATTGATACCTTCCAGTGCACCCTCCGTAATCACAATTTGTCGGACATCGCAGCAAATCCCTCGCGATAGCGCCAGATGACGGGCAATCGCCTCGCGCAGAGCAGGTTCACCTTGCGGGTCACCATAGCCCAGCAACGCGGTCCCCTCTTCACGCAATATTCTGTCGAGAAGCCGACGCCAGAGGGGAAGAGGAAAATAGTTAACCGCAGGCATTCCCGGCGTAAAGAGCAACGTGGGCGAATCACGCCGCATGCCCCCAGGCAACCCCTGTAAGCGCTCGGGAAGCGCGATTGCGTGCACCTCAACATCACGCTCCCCCTGAGACGTCAAAGGCGCTACGTGCGTCCCCTGACGGCTGCGTAGCAAATAGCCCTCGATGGCCAATTGCTCAAGCGCGCTGTTGATCGTGTTACGCGAAAGCCCTAACCGCTGAGCCATAGCACGTGAGCCGGGTAAACGGCTATTGCCTGCCAGTCGCCCCTGCAAAACGGCCTCACGCAGCAGTTGATACAGCGCACGCTGCAAGGTTTCACACCCTCTACTGCGCAGGCC is part of the Klebsiella huaxiensis genome and encodes:
- the pdxR gene encoding MocR-like pyridoxine biosynthesis transcription factor PdxR: MNIPDDAFFTLLEHGLRSRGCETLQRALYQLLREAVLQGRLAGNSRLPGSRAMAQRLGLSRNTINSALEQLAIEGYLLRSRQGTHVAPLTSQGERDVEVHAIALPERLQGLPGGMRRDSPTLLFTPGMPAVNYFPLPLWRRLLDRILREEGTALLGYGDPQGEPALREAIARHLALSRGICCDVRQIVITEGALEGINLCTHLLGETGDTAWVEEPGYLGVKSMFLKAGLHMKGVPVDCEGMRPDMSDESKAPRLIFTSPSHQYPCGAVMSAGRRLALLEYARQQNTWIIEDDYDSEFRYSGEPIPAMLGMVKQAPVVYLGTFSKTLFPALRIGFVVMPSALADAAQGAIGALLRGGHRVEQRALALFIEEGHYARHLAAMRRLYRKRQQQLREVLAEELKVPYELFGGEGGLHLTVAIEGIDDEALVQLARQFQQAPAALSRFYLDVKNAKSGLVLGYGNTSASHFIPAVRTLNRLITQCRRG